One region of Bradyrhizobium betae genomic DNA includes:
- a CDS encoding adenine deaminase C-terminal domain-containing protein, which yields MTKLTRFAVAPLHAMTRRLADAASARVAPDLVLTGARVLSTYSERIHANREVWITGGRIAAVKPAGAAKKVWRDVPLYDAAGGIVAPGLVDPHIHIESSMVTACAYAEAALLNGTTTIFCDSHEIGNVMDVAGVEAMLEDAREAPLSIFLTVPSTVPATSAELETAGGDLTPDKIAGLFDRWPEAVALGEKMDFVPVTMSDERSHAILAAALKRGRPVSGHVYGREFVAAYAASGVTDTHEAIDRDIADDLLDAGVWVFLRGGPPTTPWHSLPQAIRTITELGASHKRTAVCTDDRDADDLLLFGLDWVVREAVKAGMSPEQAWSMGSLHGATRFGMDGNIGGLGGGRRADLVLMDDQFKPQCTWYGGELVVEHGKITPRLDQALSQRYQYPKAAYATVKLPDKMKLTPELPAKACTVNAIKTALPGITLIHEKVAVEPAKDWPSLFERYGLCFVTVVERHGKSAGNVAHGLLRDFGLKRGAVASSVGHDSHNIIVAGTNEPDMHVAIAAIKQHQGAVCVVADGEVRALVPLPIAGLLSDKRVTEVAEEVKVLKKEWTEAGCTIPYMGFNLIPLSVIPEIRITDKGLVLVPQMELVPLFE from the coding sequence ATGACAAAACTTACCCGCTTCGCCGTCGCACCGCTGCATGCGATGACCCGGCGCCTGGCCGATGCCGCGTCCGCGCGCGTCGCGCCGGATCTCGTCCTCACGGGTGCACGGGTGCTCTCGACCTATTCAGAGCGCATCCACGCCAACCGCGAGGTCTGGATCACCGGCGGCCGCATTGCTGCGGTGAAGCCGGCCGGGGCGGCGAAGAAGGTCTGGCGCGATGTTCCGCTCTACGACGCGGCCGGCGGCATTGTCGCGCCGGGCCTGGTCGACCCGCACATCCACATCGAATCCTCGATGGTGACGGCCTGCGCCTATGCGGAGGCCGCCCTTCTCAACGGTACCACCACGATCTTCTGCGACAGCCACGAGATCGGCAACGTCATGGATGTCGCCGGCGTGGAGGCAATGCTGGAGGACGCGCGCGAGGCGCCGCTCTCGATCTTTCTGACGGTGCCGTCGACTGTTCCGGCGACCTCGGCCGAACTGGAGACGGCGGGCGGCGATCTCACGCCTGACAAGATCGCCGGCCTGTTCGACCGCTGGCCTGAGGCGGTGGCGCTCGGCGAGAAGATGGATTTCGTGCCGGTGACGATGAGCGACGAGCGCAGCCACGCGATTCTCGCTGCTGCCTTGAAGCGGGGGCGGCCGGTGTCCGGCCACGTCTACGGCCGCGAATTCGTTGCGGCCTATGCGGCATCAGGCGTCACCGACACGCACGAGGCGATCGACCGCGATATCGCCGACGATCTGCTCGATGCCGGCGTCTGGGTGTTTCTGCGCGGCGGGCCGCCGACCACGCCCTGGCATTCGCTGCCACAGGCGATCCGTACCATCACCGAGCTCGGCGCCTCGCACAAGCGCACCGCCGTGTGCACCGACGACCGAGATGCCGACGACCTCCTGCTGTTCGGCCTCGACTGGGTGGTGCGCGAGGCGGTGAAGGCCGGAATGTCGCCGGAGCAAGCTTGGTCGATGGGCTCGCTGCATGGCGCGACGCGCTTCGGCATGGACGGCAATATCGGCGGGCTCGGCGGAGGTCGCCGCGCCGATCTCGTGCTGATGGACGATCAGTTCAAGCCGCAATGCACCTGGTACGGCGGCGAGCTGGTGGTCGAGCACGGCAAGATCACGCCGCGTCTCGATCAGGCGCTGTCGCAGCGCTATCAATACCCGAAGGCGGCCTATGCGACGGTGAAGCTGCCGGACAAGATGAAGCTGACGCCGGAGTTGCCGGCGAAGGCCTGCACGGTCAACGCCATCAAGACCGCGTTGCCGGGGATCACGCTGATCCATGAGAAGGTCGCGGTCGAACCGGCCAAGGACTGGCCGTCGCTGTTTGAACGGTACGGCCTGTGCTTCGTGACGGTGGTCGAGCGCCACGGCAAATCGGCCGGCAACGTCGCTCATGGCCTGCTCAGGGATTTTGGCCTGAAGCGCGGCGCGGTCGCCTCCAGCGTCGGCCACGACAGCCATAACATCATCGTTGCCGGAACCAACGAGCCGGATATGCATGTGGCGATCGCTGCCATCAAGCAGCATCAGGGCGCGGTCTGCGTCGTCGCCGACGGCGAGGTGAGGGCGCTGGTGCCGCTGCCGATTGCCGGCCTGCTCTCCGACAAACGCGTCACGGAGGTCGCCGAAGAGGTCAAGGTGCTGAAGAAGGAATGGACGGAAGCCGGCTGCACCATCCCCTACATGGGGTTCAATTTGATTCCGCTATCGGTCATTCCGGAAATTCGCATCACCGACAAGGGTCTCGTGCTGGTCCCGCAGATGGAGCTTGTGCCGCTGTTCGAGTGA
- the gcl gene encoding glyoxylate carboligase: MAKMRAIDAAVRILEKEGISTAFGVPGAAINPLYSALKKRGSIRHILARHVEGASHMAEGYTRAKAGNIGVCIGTSGPAGTDMITGLYSAIADSIPILCITGQAPRARLYKEDFQAVDIESIAKPVTKWAVTVREPALVPRVFSQAFHVMRSGRPGPVLIDMPLDVQLAEIEFDDETYEPLPVYKPAATRKQVEKALEMLNAAERPLIVAGGGVINADASELLVEFAEIANVPVVPTLMGWGAIPDDHVLMAGMVGLQTSHRYGNATMLESDFVLGIGNRWANRHTGSVETYTKGRTFVHVDIEPTQIGRVFNPDLGIVSDAKAALELFVTVAREWRRSGRLRERQAWPAACRDRKKTMLRKSHFDNVPIKPQRVYEEMNKAFGRDTTYVTVIGLSQIAGAQFLGVYKPRHWINAGQAGPLGWTLPAALGVRAACPDRDIVALSGDYDFQFLIEELAVGAQFNLPYIHVVVNNSYLGLIRQAQRGFDMDYHVQLSFENINAPELGGYGVDHVAVAEGLGCKAIRVTDPRDSRAAFATARELMAKHRVPVVVEFILERVTNIAMGTEIDNIVEFEEVLDLALDGVGTIRPGVLQPAE, encoded by the coding sequence ATGGCGAAGATGCGAGCTATCGATGCGGCCGTGCGAATTCTGGAGAAGGAGGGCATCTCGACGGCCTTCGGTGTTCCCGGGGCCGCGATCAACCCGCTTTACTCGGCGCTGAAGAAGCGCGGTTCGATCCGCCACATCCTGGCGCGGCATGTCGAGGGCGCCTCGCACATGGCCGAGGGCTATACGCGGGCCAAGGCCGGCAATATCGGCGTCTGCATCGGCACGTCGGGGCCAGCCGGCACCGACATGATCACCGGGCTCTATTCGGCGATCGCCGACTCCATTCCGATCCTTTGCATCACCGGGCAGGCGCCGCGGGCGCGGCTCTACAAGGAAGACTTCCAGGCGGTCGACATCGAGTCGATCGCAAAGCCCGTTACCAAATGGGCGGTGACGGTGCGCGAACCGGCGCTGGTGCCGCGGGTGTTCAGCCAGGCGTTTCACGTCATGCGTTCGGGGCGGCCGGGGCCGGTGCTGATCGACATGCCGCTCGACGTGCAGCTCGCCGAGATCGAGTTCGACGACGAGACCTACGAGCCGCTGCCGGTCTACAAGCCGGCGGCGACGCGCAAGCAGGTCGAGAAGGCCTTGGAAATGCTGAATGCGGCCGAGCGGCCGCTGATCGTGGCGGGCGGCGGCGTCATCAACGCCGATGCCTCGGAGTTGCTGGTGGAGTTCGCCGAGATCGCGAACGTGCCGGTGGTGCCGACGCTGATGGGATGGGGTGCGATCCCCGACGATCACGTGCTGATGGCCGGCATGGTCGGCCTTCAGACCAGCCACCGCTACGGCAACGCCACCATGCTCGAATCCGATTTCGTGCTCGGCATCGGCAATCGCTGGGCCAACCGTCACACCGGTTCGGTCGAGACCTACACCAAGGGCCGTACCTTCGTGCATGTCGACATCGAACCGACCCAGATCGGGCGCGTGTTCAATCCTGATCTCGGCATCGTCTCGGACGCCAAGGCGGCGCTCGAGCTCTTCGTCACCGTCGCCAGGGAGTGGCGCCGGTCAGGGAGGCTGCGCGAGCGCCAGGCGTGGCCCGCTGCCTGCCGCGATCGCAAGAAGACGATGCTACGCAAGAGCCATTTCGACAATGTGCCGATCAAGCCGCAGCGCGTCTACGAGGAGATGAACAAGGCGTTCGGCCGCGACACCACCTATGTCACGGTGATCGGCCTGTCGCAGATCGCGGGTGCGCAATTCCTCGGCGTCTACAAGCCGCGCCACTGGATCAATGCCGGGCAGGCGGGTCCACTCGGCTGGACGCTGCCGGCGGCGCTCGGCGTGCGCGCGGCGTGCCCTGATCGCGACATCGTCGCGCTGTCGGGCGATTACGACTTCCAGTTCCTGATCGAGGAGCTCGCGGTCGGGGCGCAGTTCAATCTGCCCTACATCCACGTCGTCGTGAACAATTCCTATCTCGGTCTGATCCGTCAGGCCCAGCGCGGCTTCGACATGGACTATCACGTCCAGCTTTCCTTCGAGAACATCAATGCGCCCGAGCTCGGCGGTTATGGTGTCGATCATGTTGCCGTCGCCGAAGGCCTCGGGTGCAAGGCGATTCGCGTCACCGACCCCAGAGACTCCCGGGCGGCGTTCGCGACCGCGCGCGAATTGATGGCGAAGCACCGTGTGCCCGTGGTGGTCGAGTTCATCCTCGAACGCGTCACCAACATCGCCATGGGCACGGAGATCGACAACATCGTCGAGTTCGAGGAGGTGCTGGACCTGGCTCTCGACGGGGTCGGGACCATCAGGCCCGGCGTGCTTCAGCCGGCGGAATAG
- a CDS encoding NYN domain-containing protein — translation MPSELRSPRLAVLIDADNASAKIADGLFEEIAKIGEASVRRIYGDFSNARSKGWADILSKHAIIPQQQFAYTTGKNASDITLVIDAMDLLHSGRFDGFCLVSSDSDFTRLAARIREQGVDVFGFGEQKTPESFRQACRRFVYTENLLAVPANTQDAASRSPLLQPPDAAIPMIKKVIAQMESEDGWVSLGEVGKGLTNLAPDFDSRTYGSRKLSDLVRKTNSFEIDESKGRSMRIRVKPTAAPSPRRRNPRRPAKAVTAGGSAPKA, via the coding sequence ATGCCGTCGGAACTTCGCTCGCCCCGTCTCGCCGTCCTGATCGATGCTGACAATGCTTCCGCGAAAATCGCGGATGGGCTGTTCGAGGAGATTGCCAAGATCGGCGAGGCCAGCGTTCGCCGCATCTACGGCGACTTCTCCAATGCGCGATCGAAGGGTTGGGCCGACATCCTGTCGAAACACGCCATCATCCCGCAGCAGCAGTTCGCCTATACGACGGGAAAGAATGCGTCCGACATAACCCTGGTCATTGACGCCATGGACCTGCTTCATAGCGGCCGCTTCGATGGCTTCTGCCTGGTGTCCTCCGACAGCGACTTTACCCGTCTGGCCGCCCGCATCCGGGAGCAGGGCGTCGACGTCTTCGGGTTCGGCGAGCAGAAGACGCCGGAAAGCTTCCGGCAGGCCTGCCGGAGGTTCGTCTACACCGAGAATCTGCTTGCTGTCCCGGCGAACACCCAGGATGCCGCCTCGAGGTCGCCGCTGCTTCAACCCCCTGACGCAGCCATCCCCATGATCAAGAAAGTCATCGCCCAGATGGAAAGCGAAGACGGATGGGTCTCTCTCGGGGAAGTCGGAAAAGGGTTGACCAACCTCGCCCCCGATTTCGATTCGAGAACCTACGGCTCCCGCAAGCTGAGCGATCTTGTGCGAAAGACAAATTCCTTCGAGATCGATGAATCCAAGGGCCGGTCGATGCGGATTCGGGTCAAGCCCACTGCCGCACCATCGCCAAGACGGCGGAACCCGCGCAGACCTGCAAAGGCGGTCACGGCTGGCGGTTCGGCGCCTAAGGCCTGA